TTATTCTTTGGTACGTTTAGGGATTGATACCATTGATCTTTACCAACCCTGCCGTTTGGATAATAGCGTACCTGTGGAAGATGTAATCGGCACCGTAGCCGACCTGATCCAGGAAGGAAAAGTACGTTTCCTGGGCGTATCGGAAATTACGGCCGACCAACTACGCCAGGCCCACCGCGTACACCCGGTTACCGCATTAGAAATAGGTTACTCCCTAGCCGAACGCCAAATAGAGCAAGACTTATTGCCTACAGCTAAAGAGCTGGGTATTGGAGTAGTAGCCTTTGCCAATACCTCCGAAGGTTTACTTACCGGCGAACTAAAAGTCCCGCTTGCCGCCCACGATTACCGGAACCATTTCTCGCGTTTTCAGGGATATAACTTAATAAAGAACCTGGAAAAAGTAGAAATTTTTAAAAAATTGGCTCAGGAAAAAGGCATCACCCCTACCCAACTGGCCATTGCCTGGGTAAATGCCCAGGGCGAGCATATAATGCCGCTGGTAAGCATGAGCCGCCGTTCCCGGTTACCAGAAAACATAGAGGCTATGGAAATTGTACTTACTCCCCAGGACTTAACGTTACTGAACACGCATTTTGCCCCCGGAGCCATACTGGGCAGTACCTACCTGCAACGCTAATTCCTTTGCTGGTGAGCGTAATACGTTTTATAACTTTATAACATGACAAATCCAACCGAAATAATTCCGGGCGTTTTATTTTACTCATTTCTATCGGGGATGCGAAAAGAAAAAGTAGGATTTTTTGAGCATAGCACCTTGGTATTGCAGGTAGCCGGACAGCTTACCCTGGAAACTACCAGCCAAAGAATTACCATGCAAAAAGGCGAGATGTTGCTGATACGAAAAAACCAATTGGCAGAATTGATAAAAACGCCGCTGGCTCAGGAGAATTACCAAACCATTGTTATCAGCCTGAAAGAAGACATGCTCCGGAAGATTGCGTTGGAAGAACAAATAGAAACCGTACAGAAATACACGGGGCAACCCAATGTGCTTATTCCCCAAAACGATTTTCTGTACGGTTTCTTTCAATCCATTATCCCTTATGTTCGTCACCCCGCCGAAAAGATAACCACTACCTTGGGCTTATTAAAAGTAAAAGAAGCGGTACAATTATTACTACACGCTATGCCGGGGCTCACTGAATTCCTGTTCGACTTTTCGGAACCGCATAAAATAGACC
The sequence above is a segment of the Adhaeribacter swui genome. Coding sequences within it:
- a CDS encoding aldo/keto reductase, encoding MTTTIKKITLGNNGPLVSKLGLGCMRMSTTWGSPVNDESESIATIQAALDNGINFLNTGDFYGSGHNELLVGKAIKGRRDDAFISVKFGAIFYHNQLIGLDLRPIAIKNFINYSLVRLGIDTIDLYQPCRLDNSVPVEDVIGTVADLIQEGKVRFLGVSEITADQLRQAHRVHPVTALEIGYSLAERQIEQDLLPTAKELGIGVVAFANTSEGLLTGELKVPLAAHDYRNHFSRFQGYNLIKNLEKVEIFKKLAQEKGITPTQLAIAWVNAQGEHIMPLVSMSRRSRLPENIEAMEIVLTPQDLTLLNTHFAPGAILGSTYLQR
- a CDS encoding helix-turn-helix domain-containing protein, whose product is MTNPTEIIPGVLFYSFLSGMRKEKVGFFEHSTLVLQVAGQLTLETTSQRITMQKGEMLLIRKNQLAELIKTPLAQENYQTIVISLKEDMLRKIALEEQIETVQKYTGQPNVLIPQNDFLYGFFQSIIPYVRHPAEKITTTLGLLKVKEAVQLLLHAMPGLTEFLFDFSEPHKIDLEKFMLRNYHFNVPVEKFAQLTGRSLAGFKRDFQKSFGMAPRHWLQEKRLAEARHLIEHKNKKPSHIYLDLGFESLSHFSHAFKRKFGKAPTERVVTSQS